The DNA window GCGCAGATGCCCGCCATCGTCGCGCAGCTCGCCGTTCATTCCAACCGTCACTATTCTCAAACCCTTGCGCGGCGCGATCGCGCCGGCGCCGGCCGGCTCGTAGCGCAGCAAGGTCCACGCGCCGCCACCCAGCAGCGTAAATAAACGTAAAGGCTGTCCCGCCGCACCGCGACACGGCGCGTCCGGCGCGCGGTCGCCGGCGCGCACGACGGCGTCGTCCCCGCGCGCGCCGTGCGCCAGCGGCGACGTCCGATACCCCAGGTCGAGCTGGCGCGTCTCGCGTCCGCGCCGCAGATCGCCGCGTGTGCGCGCCGCCTCCAGCAGCTTGCTCGACAGCCCCAGCACGCCGGCCGCCACCTCCCGCCGTTCCGTCTCGTAGGTGTCGAGCAGCGCGTCCGGCGCGCCGCCCACCACCGCCGCCGCCAGCTTCCATCCCAGGTTCCACGCATCCTGCACGCTGGTGTTCAAACCCTGGCCGCCGGTCGGCGGGTGGATGTGCGCGGCGTCGCCGGCGATGAACACGCGGCCGACCCGGTAGCGGTCCGCCAGCCGGGAACTCATCTCGTACACCGAACGCCAATGCACCGCGTGCAGCGCGATGTCGGCGCGGCCGGTGCGGGCGGCGATGACGGCGGCCAGCGCCGCGTCCGAGGTGTCGATGTCGCCGTCGAGCGGCACCGGCATTTGCAGCTGGAACAGATCTGTGCCCATCAGCGGACACAGACCGAGTTGTCCGGCGCCTTCGCCCCATCGGTGCCAGGCGTCGCGACCCAGGCCGGTCAGCGACAGGTCGGCCACCATCGCCCGCATCTTCATCGACTCGCCGGGGAAATCGATCGCCAGCGCCTTGCGCACGAAGCTGCGGCCGCCGTCGGCGCCGACCAGGTAGCGCGCCCGCACCGTCGCCGTCGTGCCGTCGGCGTTCGCCAGCCGCGCGGTGACGCCGTCGCCATCCTGTTCGAAGCCGGTCAGCTCGTGGCCGAAGCGCGGCGCGTGTCCGAGTTCGGCGAGCCTGTCGCGTAGGACGCCCTCCGTCAGATACTGCGGCAGCATCAGCGGCAGGTTGTACGGTTCGGCGGGCGAGGGCGCCATGCCTTCGGTCGACGACTGCTCGTCGTAGCCGCCGTCGGCGCGGTATTTGCGCTGCGGCGGATAGAGCCCGCCGGCCGCCACCATGCGATCGGCCACGCCCAGCGCTTCGAAGATTTCCAGGGTGCGCGGCTGGATGCCTTTGCCGCGCGAGCCGCTGAACGGTCCTTCAATTTTGTCGACCAGCACAAAGTCGATGTGGCGGCGCGCGAGGTCAATCGCCAATGTGAGACCGGCGGCACCGGCGCCGCAAATCAAAATGTCGGTGTTGATAGTGTTCATGGGGTTGTCCTTGATATGTGTATTCCGCACATATTATTCCGGCCTCGGAAAGCTGTCAATAACTATGTGTATAATGCACATATGAACAAAGACCTCTTCGATACCCACAACGCGCTGCTCGACATCATCGGTTTCATGAGCAGGCCGGAACCCGACATCGCCCTGATGTCGGAGATGGACATGCCGCTCGAGCGCGCGCTGCTGCCGCTGCTGATACGCATCGAAAGGCGCGGTCCGATCGGCGTGGTGGAATTGGCCGACCTGGTCGGCCGCGACTACACCACGGTGAGCCGGCAGGTGGCGCGGCTCGACGAACTTGGACTGGTGGCGCGCCGCGCCGGCGCGCGCGACAAACGCGTGCGCGAGGCGGAGGTGACGAAGGCCGGCAGTGAGGTCGTCGCCGTCATCGACGAAACGCGCGAGAAGCAGGTCAGTGAATTGATGGCCGATTGGACCGCCGCCGAGCGGCGCGATCTGGCGCGGATGATGAAGCGTCTCGCCGCCGACATGAACGCCTGGGTGCTGCGCCACATGAGTCCCGACCCCGACGAGGATTCCGAATAGGCTGACGCGCGATCGCCGCGCGACGCGTCGAGCGCTCGGCGATCGCGCAACGACGACAGCGAGAGCACCTCGCCGAACACGCTTCGAACACTCGACGACACATATCCTTACACGCCGACGCGCGCACTGAACGCATGCGCGCCGCCGCGCATCGCAGTATTCCGCTTGCCATTCCCCGCACTCTGTCTCATAATCGCGACGAATTTAAAAACAGTGAGCAGCGACGGCGCGCATGCGATGCGCAAGCGCTCTCGAATTCGGAAGATGGTGGCGAGGGACGCGCGGAGATGCCGGCGACATCGCAGACACCCAGGCGGCAATTGGCTCGCTTTGAAGCGCGTTTTTTTGGCGCGGCGCGGCAAGCGCATTTTCGAACTCGATTGAGCGCGCACATCGCACCACGATGTCGCAAGCGAGCAAGCGCGAACTGCCACGCGTATGTGAAATGGCGAGCATAAGACGAAAAAAAGCGAGCGAATACTTCTCGTGCCGGTTGCGTACCGACAAGGTTTTCGTGTACTTTACGAGATTGAAAATGTGTGTTTATAAAGGTGCGGTTTTTTTGAAGTGCGCACACCGCAGAAATGATCGCGATCACGGGATACAGATTCACAAAGATATGCACAAGACCAAACCGTTTTTGTTCAACCGTCTTTCCTGATTCGGTTCAGGTTGGGCGGTTTTTTGTTTGAAAACAAAAACGGTAGATGGCTGCGACGTAGGTCCCTGGAGCTGAGCACACGCCCGACCACCCGCAAAACGTCGCAACAAGATTTGTATCTGCACGCCGCGCCGGCCACGGACGGCGGACAGATAGATGGCTGAAGTGCTGCACTCGTGAGGGGTTGCAGCAGTTCAGCTGGTGCCGAATTCATTAGCGCAAACGTATTCTGTTTGTGCCGATGAATAATTCGCCTGGCCCAATCCGGGGCCGGACGGGTTTAAATCTTGTATGTGAATTTTCCCATCCCCGATGAAGGAGAACTAAAAATGGCAACTGCCGCAAAGAAACCAGCAGCAAAAAAGCCGGCCGCTACTAAAGCCGCCGCCCCAGCGAAAAAGCCTGTCGCAGCGAAAGCAGCCGCCAAGCCAGCAGCGAAAGCTGCCGCCAAACCAGCCGCTAAACCAGCTGTCAAAGCCGCTGCCAAGCCAGCTGCAAAACCAGCCGTGAAAAAAGCAGCCGCCAAACCAGCAGCGAAGCCAGCAGCGAAAGCAGCAGCCAAGCCAGCAGCTAAGCCAGCAGTGAAAAAAGCAGCTGCCAAGCCAGTCGCTAAAAAAGCCGCAGCAAAGCCAGCAGCAAAGCCAGCCGCGAAAGCAGCAGCCAAGCCAGCAGTGAAAAAAGCGGCAGCAAAGCCAGCAGCTAAAAAAGCAGCAGCCAAGCCAGCAGCAAAGCCAGCCGCTAAAAAAGCAGCTGCCAAGCCAGCAGCGAAAGCAGCAGCCAAGCCAGCGGCAAAAAAAGTAGCGGCCAAACCGGCAGCGAAAAAAGCGGCCGCCAAGCCAGCCGCTAAACCTGCCGCGAAAGCAGCAGCTAAACCAGCAGCCAAAAAAGCTGTCGCCGCTAAACCAGCCGCCAAGGCAAAAACAGCAGCCAAGCCAGCTGCAAAGGCAGCGGCTAAGCCAGCAGCAAAAAAGCCGGTTAAGGCAGCCGCCAAGCCGGCAGCTGCCAAGAAGCCAGCCGTCAAGGCTGCCGCCAAGCCAGCTGCTAAACCAGCGGCTAAACCTGCAGCAGCCAAGCCAGCAGCAGCCAAGCCGGCCGCCGCTCCAGCACCGGCAGCTGCTCCAGTTGCCGCGGCAGCACCTGCTCCGGCAGCCAAGCCAGCTGTGAAAAAAGCCGCCTCTAAAGCGGCCGCACCGAAGAAGGAAGCTGTCGCCAAGCCAGCCGCGCCTGCTGCCGCGCCTGCGGCAAAGACCGTGTTGGCACCGGCGGCCGCATGGCCGTTCCCAACCAGCACGCGTCCTTCCTAAGCTAAATACTTAGGTGCCTGCTGAGGCAACCGGCCGCTGTGTGAGACAATCACACAGCGGCTTTTTTTTGGAGGGACCGTGCTTAGTATTGTTATGTTGATTGTCGACGCCATCGCCACCCTGTTGGGCGGGGCCTTGCTGTTGCGCTTCTGGATGCAGGCGATCCGCGTTCGTCCGCCGCAATCGGTGGCCCAATTCACGTTCCAGTTATCGGACTGGCTGGTGCGGCCGTTGCGGCGCATCGTGCCGGGCATGGGCGGCTACGACTGGGCCAGCCTGATCGGCGCCTTCCTGATCGTGCTGCTGGCGACATCGGTGCTGTTCTTTGCCGGCTGGCCGGCGCAGGCGGTGCTGCTGGCCGCGCTCGAGCGCTTCCTCAAATGGATACTGTACGGCTTCATGGCGCTGCTGGTGGTCGAAGCGATCTTCAGCTGGGTCAATCCGCACGCGCCACTGGCGCCGTTCGTGCGCGCGCTCAACGAGCCGCTGCTCAAACCGATCCGCCGCGTTGTGCCGCTGGTGGGCAATCTTGATTTGTCGCTGCTGGTGGCGCTGATCGCGCTGCAGATCGCCCAGATTCTGCTGGGCATGGCTTTCAACGGGCGTTGAGTTAAGCCGTTGGCGGCGCTTGGCGGATTACGGCGTGCCGCCTAATCCGCCCTACGTGTCTCCGTGGTCCGCAGCCGAGCCTGGCCTTGGATACATGTCGCCCGGGGACACGCACTTCGAATGACCTCGGAGGCACGTAGGGCGGATTAGCGTAGCGTAATCCGCCATCTCTGCGCCGCCTACATCATTCCTACTTTTAGAAGCGGTAGCCGAAGGCGGCTTCGAAGCGGTCGGCGATCTCGGCGGCGGTGAGCTTGTGGTTCTGGCCGCCCTTGCTGGCGATCTTGATCGCACCCATCAGGCTGGCCAGGCGGCCGGTCGTTTCCCATTTCCAGCCTTGCGTGATGCCGAACAGCAGGCCGGCGCGGTAGGCGTCGCCGCATCCGGTCGGGTCCAGCACGTCGGCGACCTTGACGGCCGGAATCTCGATCCGTTGCCCTTTGGTGTAGATCTCCGAGCCCTGCTCGCCGCGCGTGACGATCAGCGCTTCCAGGCGGCTGGCGATTTCCGGCAAGGTCAGGCCGGTGCGGTCCATCAGCAATTCGATTTCGTAGTCGTTGGCGGTGACGTAGGTGGCCTTGTCGATGAAGGCGATCAGTTCGGCGCCGTTGAACATCGGCAGCTGCTGGCCCGGGTCGAAGATGAACGGGATCTGCAGCTTGGTCAGGTCGGCGGCGTGCTTTTGCATGCCCAGGTGGCCGTCCGGCGAGATGATGGCCACCGCAGCCGCGCCCGCCTTGGCGACGTCGTTCTCGTGCGCGTACGACATGGCGCCCGGGTGGAAGGCGTTGATCTGGTTGTTGTCCTCGTCGGCGGTGACGAAGCATTGGGCGTTGTAGGCCTCCTGCTTGATCAGAATGTTGTCGGTCGAGATGTCGAGCTTGTGCAGGCGCTCGATGTAGGCGGCGTTGTCCTGGCCCATGACGCCGACGATGCGCGGCTCGCCGCCTAGCATCTTGAGGTTGTAGGCGATGTTGCCGGCGCAGCCGCCGTATTCCGTGCGCATCGTCGGCGCCAGGAACGAGACGTTCACTTTGTGCAGCTGGTCGGCCAGCAGGATGCTGTCGAAGCGGCCGGGAAATTGCAGGATGGTGTCGATCGCGAGCGAGCCGCAGATGATGGAGGTCTGAGTCATGTGATAGTTCTTTATGGATAGAAGACTGCGATGTGATAGCCGGATGCTTTCAGCTGTTTCAATTCAAAGTACAGTTTGACAGATTGCTCGCTGCGCGGGGCGAATCCTTTTTCCAGCGCGGCGTCGGCGCCGAGATAATCGCGCGGCGTGAACACGCGGCGCAAAATGGCCTTGTCGTTGGCGTCGTCGAGCACCAGTTCGATGTGCGGCCACTGTTGCGCGGTCGTGCTTTGGTTGCGCAGCAAGGTGGTGAACGAGAAGGTGGTTTCGCTCAGGGTTTGCAGTTCGCCTTGCTCGATGACGAGCTCGTCGATCTGTGTCGGCAGTTCGATCTTGCAACCCAAGGTGGCGCAGATGTCCTGCAAGGTCGGCTTGAGGCCGGGGTAGCTGGCGGCCAGCTGGTTGCGGAAGGTGGTCAAGCCTTGCGCCGCCAGCGCGCCTACCAGCAGCAGCGAGCCGACACCCATGGCGATGTTGATGGTTTTGCCGTAGCGCTCGCGGCGGCGGTCTCGCTTGAGGAAGCCGGGCTCATTCGGGTCGTCGACTTCCTCTTCGGCCGCTTCCGGTTCCGGCGGCTGGACGCTGTGGACTTCCGCCCGGGGTTCGAAGTGGTCTTGCGACGGCGCCGAGGCGGCGCGCAGCAGCGTGTGCAGCTGGGGCGCGGTGTCGCGCTCCCTGGCGGCGGCGAGCTGGACCAGCGCTTCCTCGTCGGCCTCGTCGAGGTCGTAGCGGGAGTCGGGGTCGAGGGTTGGCTCCTGGCGGTCGAAGGCGGGCATCGACGGCGCGGCCTTGGCCTCCTGTTCGGCGGCCTCGGCCGCGATGCTTTGCTCCATCAGCGCCAGTTCGGCCGCCAACGCCGCTTCCAGCTCCTCGTGCGTCATCGGCTTGATGTCGAGCGGGTCTTCCGGCGGCGGTTCGATGTCGGTTGGCTGCCCGTCTTCGGCGGCTTGGAATTCCGGTTCCGGGGCGGGCTCGGGTTCAGGCTCGACCGCAGGTTCGGGTTCAGGCTCGGGCTCGGGCTCGAGCCAATGTTCGGGTTCAGGCTGGAAATCTGGCGCGGGTTCCTGCGCCACAGCGGTCTCGGATTCCGGCTCGGGCTGCCATTCAGGCGCGGGCTGGCAGGAGCCCGACCCCAATTCCGGCTCGGCCGTGAAGGCTTGCTCCTGAACGGACTCGGCCACGGGTTGGTCGAACCGTCCGTCATCGGTCTGGTCCACCGCGCTGTCGAGCTGCAAGGTGTAGATCGGCTCATCGCTGGCGCGAATATCCTGCTCGGCCACAACCTCGTCGAAGGGCGCGAATGTCTGGGGAGGGGAGTAGGGTGCTTCGGACACAACCGGCGCGAACACCGGCTGCGGGATGGCGAGCGGCTCAAGCAGCGCCGCGTTGCCGTCGAAAACTTCATTGCAGGAGCCACAGCGCACTATGCCCCCACGTAATTTCAACTGGTCATGAGCGACCCGAAATGTCGTGCTGCAGTGGGGGCATTTAGTGGCGAGCGCCATCGCTGCCGTTAGCGGGGAGCGGGTACCGCATCACTGCCGAGCCGGCCATGCAGGGCGACCCAGCCGTCTTGTTCCGCCCAAACGCCGAGCTTGATGAACGGGGCGTAGGCGGCAGCCACTTCCTCGGCCTGGCGCGCCAGCACGCCCGACAGGATCAGCGCGCCACCGGGGGCGACGCGGCCCGACAGCATCGGCGCCATCAGTTTGAGCGGGCTCGACAGGATATTGGCGACCACGATGTCGAACTTCTGTTCGGCGTGCTTCGATTGCGCGAAGGTGTCCGGCAGGAAGTATTCGATCTCGCACTTGTTGCGTTCGGCGTTGTCGGCCGCCGATTCGATCGCTTGCGGATCGATGTCGACGCCCACCACTTCGCCGGCGCCGACCTTCTTGGCGACCATCGCCAGGATGCCGGAACCGCAACCGTAGTCGAGCACGGTTTTGCCGGGCGCCGGGTTCGCTTCCAGCCACTCCATGCACAGGCGGGTAGTCGGATGGCTGCCGGTGCCGAAGGCCAGGCCCGGGTCCAGCTCCAGGATCAGGCCGTCAGGGTCGGGCGCCTCGTGCCAGCTCGGCACGACCCAGATGTTTTTGCCGATGTGAATCGGCGCGAACTGCGATTGCGTCAAACGTACCCAGTCCTGCTCCTCGACCTTGCGCGTGGTGAACTTCGGCAGGGTCGCCAGCTTGATCTGTTCGGCGGCGGCGGCCACGATGGCGGTCTGGTCGTCATCCTCGTTGGTCAGGGCGACGACGCGGCTGTGATCCCATGCCGCTTCGGTCGGTTCCATGCCCGGTTCGCCGAACAGCGGGCGCTCCTGGTCGGTGCCTTCGTCGGCGTCTTCCACGGACACCGACAGCGCGCCGACTTCCATCAATGCGTCCGACAGGGCTTCGGCGTGGTCGCGCGCGATTTCGATGACGATTTCAGTCCAGCTCATTATTGCGCCTTCAAACTCAGTTTATGCAGGTCCGGCATGTCGGCCAGCTTCTGTTCCAGGTAATGGATGTTGGTGCCGCCTTCGATGAAGCGGGCGTCGATCATCAGTTCGCGGTGCAGCGGAATGTTGGTCGAAATACCTTCGACGACCATTTCCGACAGCGCGATCTGCATGCGGCGGATCGCCTGCTCGCGGGTGGCGCCGTACGAGATGACCTTGCCGATCATCGAATCGTAGTGCGGCGGCACGTAGTAGCCGGCGTAGGCGTGCGAATCGACGCGCACACCAGGACCGCCCGGCACGTGCCACGAGG is part of the Oxalobacteraceae bacterium OTU3CAMAD1 genome and encodes:
- a CDS encoding FAD-dependent oxidoreductase, with the protein product MNTINTDILICGAGAAGLTLAIDLARRHIDFVLVDKIEGPFSGSRGKGIQPRTLEIFEALGVADRMVAAGGLYPPQRKYRADGGYDEQSSTEGMAPSPAEPYNLPLMLPQYLTEGVLRDRLAELGHAPRFGHELTGFEQDGDGVTARLANADGTTATVRARYLVGADGGRSFVRKALAIDFPGESMKMRAMVADLSLTGLGRDAWHRWGEGAGQLGLCPLMGTDLFQLQMPVPLDGDIDTSDAALAAVIAARTGRADIALHAVHWRSVYEMSSRLADRYRVGRVFIAGDAAHIHPPTGGQGLNTSVQDAWNLGWKLAAAVVGGAPDALLDTYETERREVAAGVLGLSSKLLEAARTRGDLRRGRETRQLDLGYRTSPLAHGARGDDAVVRAGDRAPDAPCRGAAGQPLRLFTLLGGGAWTLLRYEPAGAGAIAPRKGLRIVTVGMNGELRDDGGHLRAAYGFAPGDVALIRPDGYIGALANGDAGLAEYIERFV
- a CDS encoding MarR family transcriptional regulator, yielding MNKDLFDTHNALLDIIGFMSRPEPDIALMSEMDMPLERALLPLLIRIERRGPIGVVELADLVGRDYTTVSRQVARLDELGLVARRAGARDKRVREAEVTKAGSEVVAVIDETREKQVSELMADWTAAERRDLARMMKRLAADMNAWVLRHMSPDPDEDSE
- a CDS encoding YggT family protein, which encodes MLIVDAIATLLGGALLLRFWMQAIRVRPPQSVAQFTFQLSDWLVRPLRRIVPGMGGYDWASLIGAFLIVLLATSVLFFAGWPAQAVLLAALERFLKWILYGFMALLVVEAIFSWVNPHAPLAPFVRALNEPLLKPIRRVVPLVGNLDLSLLVALIALQIAQILLGMAFNGR
- a CDS encoding carbohydrate kinase family protein, yielding MTQTSIICGSLAIDTILQFPGRFDSILLADQLHKVNVSFLAPTMRTEYGGCAGNIAYNLKMLGGEPRIVGVMGQDNAAYIERLHKLDISTDNILIKQEAYNAQCFVTADEDNNQINAFHPGAMSYAHENDVAKAGAAAVAIISPDGHLGMQKHAADLTKLQIPFIFDPGQQLPMFNGAELIAFIDKATYVTANDYEIELLMDRTGLTLPEIASRLEALIVTRGEQGSEIYTKGQRIEIPAVKVADVLDPTGCGDAYRAGLLFGITQGWKWETTGRLASLMGAIKIASKGGQNHKLTAAEIADRFEAAFGYRF
- a CDS encoding DUF3426 domain-containing protein — its product is MALATKCPHCSTTFRVAHDQLKLRGGIVRCGSCNEVFDGNAALLEPLAIPQPVFAPVVSEAPYSPPQTFAPFDEVVAEQDIRASDEPIYTLQLDSAVDQTDDGRFDQPVAESVQEQAFTAEPELGSGSCQPAPEWQPEPESETAVAQEPAPDFQPEPEHWLEPEPEPEPEPAVEPEPEPAPEPEFQAAEDGQPTDIEPPPEDPLDIKPMTHEELEAALAAELALMEQSIAAEAAEQEAKAAPSMPAFDRQEPTLDPDSRYDLDEADEEALVQLAAARERDTAPQLHTLLRAASAPSQDHFEPRAEVHSVQPPEPEAAEEEVDDPNEPGFLKRDRRRERYGKTINIAMGVGSLLLVGALAAQGLTTFRNQLAASYPGLKPTLQDICATLGCKIELPTQIDELVIEQGELQTLSETTFSFTTLLRNQSTTAQQWPHIELVLDDANDKAILRRVFTPRDYLGADAALEKGFAPRSEQSVKLYFELKQLKASGYHIAVFYP
- the prmA gene encoding 50S ribosomal protein L11 methyltransferase — its product is MSWTEIVIEIARDHAEALSDALMEVGALSVSVEDADEGTDQERPLFGEPGMEPTEAAWDHSRVVALTNEDDDQTAIVAAAAEQIKLATLPKFTTRKVEEQDWVRLTQSQFAPIHIGKNIWVVPSWHEAPDPDGLILELDPGLAFGTGSHPTTRLCMEWLEANPAPGKTVLDYGCGSGILAMVAKKVGAGEVVGVDIDPQAIESAADNAERNKCEIEYFLPDTFAQSKHAEQKFDIVVANILSSPLKLMAPMLSGRVAPGGALILSGVLARQAEEVAAAYAPFIKLGVWAEQDGWVALHGRLGSDAVPAPR